In Paenibacillus sp. G2S3, a single window of DNA contains:
- a CDS encoding MerR family transcriptional regulator, with product MYSIKQVVEMLDIPSVTLRAWENRYQAVTPERTESGYRLYSHENVEDLRWLKEQTEQQGVSISHAVRMLKARKEKQLDDTLSVASGNTQDAFEKMKEQIYNALHDFQGERANALIDFGLSLYGYEAMFHQVLVPILIQVGDAWEAGIATVAQEHYTTHMISNRFYQIFHVFPVYSHLPKVLAFCPAGEHHQVGLLLFALFLRKNGMEVIYLGANTPEEGIISMLEQQSRVGLICLSITDKELVPFSEELIERLRKVCPGAKFLVGGKGYERDPSLSKADYVMTEPAEHWQAWFDHVFTSMKIK from the coding sequence ATGTATTCCATCAAACAGGTTGTTGAAATGCTGGATATTCCTTCTGTGACTCTCAGAGCTTGGGAGAACCGGTATCAGGCGGTTACACCTGAACGAACCGAATCCGGGTACAGGCTGTATAGCCATGAGAATGTCGAGGATCTGCGCTGGCTGAAGGAACAGACCGAGCAGCAAGGGGTAAGCATATCGCATGCTGTTCGAATGCTGAAGGCTCGTAAAGAAAAACAACTGGATGATACGCTTTCAGTCGCAAGCGGAAATACTCAGGATGCTTTTGAGAAAATGAAAGAACAAATATACAATGCACTACATGACTTTCAGGGAGAGCGAGCTAATGCCTTAATTGACTTTGGTTTATCTCTTTATGGTTATGAAGCAATGTTCCATCAGGTACTTGTGCCAATCTTGATACAAGTAGGGGATGCGTGGGAAGCTGGTATAGCAACGGTAGCGCAAGAACATTACACCACGCATATGATCTCCAACCGGTTCTATCAAATATTCCACGTATTCCCCGTTTACTCCCATTTGCCGAAGGTGCTGGCTTTCTGCCCTGCAGGAGAGCATCATCAAGTCGGGCTGTTGTTATTCGCCTTGTTTTTGCGCAAAAACGGAATGGAGGTTATCTACTTAGGAGCTAACACGCCTGAGGAAGGGATCATCTCGATGTTGGAACAACAAAGTCGGGTAGGTTTGATTTGTCTATCGATTACGGATAAAGAATTGGTACCCTTTAGTGAGGAGCTTATAGAGCGGCTAAGAAAGGTATGTCCAGGGGCTAAATTCCTCGTAGGTGGCAAGGGCTATGAAAGAGACCCTTCTTTATCTAAAGCGGATTATGTGATGACGGAACCTGCTGAACACTGGCAAGCGTGGTTTGATCATGTGTTTACAAGTATGAAGATCAAGTAA
- the crtI gene encoding phytoene desaturase family protein, giving the protein MSRRNTARVAVVGGGPGGLAAAMLLAADGYEVAVYEKQEVVGGRSGELRLGDYRFDRGATFLMMPHLLEELFASAGRSLKDYVDLKELDPLYSLHFGDTVFTPSTDQERTAEEIEKLFPGNGSGYKRFMAEEQDKLDRVIPLLQRPFQSIGDYVKKDVLHALPKLHATDTVYNRLSKYFDDERLRFAFAFQAKYLGMSPWECPGTFTILSFMEHRYGLYHPIGGINRVLTAMAKIISEYSGIVHISCGVKRVLVQNGQACGLLLENGEKVEADYVVLGADFGSAMTQLFEPGILKRYSPDKISRKRYSCSTAMLYLGVDGAVDLAHHSVHFAEDYRLNVDELTRLGKLSADASIYVHNPSVLDPTLAPAGKSSLYVLMPVPNLTADVNWEQEGEWVKQDMMERLQRIPGLENLPQRIEESLFFSPLDWRNKLNVYNGATFNLAHNLGQMMYMRPHNTFEEVKGIWLVGGGTHPGSGLPTIFESAKISVALLKEQDREARSKVVSTGFAGTGASL; this is encoded by the coding sequence ATGAGTAGAAGAAACACAGCTAGGGTTGCGGTGGTTGGAGGGGGTCCGGGAGGGCTTGCTGCTGCTATGCTCCTAGCTGCTGACGGCTATGAAGTCGCAGTTTATGAGAAGCAGGAGGTTGTTGGAGGTCGTTCAGGTGAACTTCGTCTGGGTGATTACCGATTTGATCGTGGAGCTACATTTTTAATGATGCCGCATTTGCTGGAAGAGTTATTTGCCTCCGCTGGTCGATCCCTGAAAGATTATGTGGATTTGAAAGAGCTTGACCCGCTTTATTCGCTTCATTTTGGAGATACCGTATTTACCCCTTCTACGGATCAAGAGCGGACCGCTGAAGAGATAGAGAAGTTGTTCCCCGGAAACGGTAGTGGATATAAACGATTCATGGCTGAGGAACAGGATAAGTTGGACCGGGTGATTCCGCTATTACAGCGGCCTTTTCAATCTATAGGAGACTATGTCAAAAAAGATGTTCTGCACGCGCTACCTAAACTGCATGCAACCGACACTGTGTACAACAGACTTTCAAAATATTTTGATGATGAACGTCTGAGATTTGCTTTTGCATTTCAGGCTAAATATTTGGGGATGTCGCCGTGGGAATGCCCGGGTACCTTCACCATTCTTTCTTTTATGGAGCACCGATATGGACTGTATCATCCTATTGGTGGAATTAACCGTGTGCTAACGGCAATGGCAAAGATTATTTCGGAGTACAGTGGAATCGTACATATTTCTTGCGGAGTAAAGCGAGTCTTGGTACAGAACGGGCAAGCGTGTGGTTTATTGCTGGAGAATGGAGAGAAGGTGGAGGCCGATTATGTGGTGCTGGGAGCCGATTTTGGTTCGGCTATGACACAGTTATTTGAGCCTGGCATTCTTAAACGTTATTCACCGGATAAAATATCCCGTAAGAGGTACTCTTGTTCTACCGCGATGCTGTATTTGGGAGTCGACGGAGCCGTTGATTTAGCTCATCACTCCGTTCATTTCGCTGAAGATTATCGGCTTAATGTAGATGAGCTCACGCGGCTTGGCAAGCTTTCCGCGGACGCTTCGATATACGTTCATAATCCCTCGGTGTTAGATCCTACGTTGGCCCCAGCAGGCAAGTCATCTCTTTACGTGCTGATGCCAGTGCCCAACCTGACGGCTGATGTTAATTGGGAGCAGGAGGGTGAATGGGTCAAGCAAGATATGATGGAGCGTCTGCAGCGTATTCCAGGTCTAGAGAATTTGCCTCAGAGAATAGAGGAGAGTTTGTTCTTCTCGCCACTGGATTGGCGGAACAAGCTGAATGTATATAACGGTGCAACGTTTAATTTGGCTCATAATCTCGGGCAGATGATGTATATGCGACCTCATAACACCTTTGAAGAGGTCAAGGGAATCTGGTTGGTTGGCGGAGGAACTCATCCCGGAAGTGGTCTTCCGACGATATTTGAATCGGCGAAAATTAGTGTGGCGCTGCTGAAGGAGCAAGACCGTGAAGCAAGATCTAAGGTCGTATCCACAGGATTCGCCGGAACGGGAGCGTCATTATGA
- a CDS encoding TetR/AcrR family transcriptional regulator, producing the protein MSDKTVDKQEQIIKIAMQLFAVKGSSSTSMQEIAELCGISKGSLYLVFKSKEELERSIFLYCYRMIRDPLLREEQETQRTPREKLRNQIEILLSHVYELREFLQRQIQEVAGKGFDAEVPEWLRRNNASFLRWFQVKMETLYGKDIVPYTGDLCIVGHGLIKSYIAVIFRQDTHLSLAVMADHLMNLLDIIVSGLLTSKQAPLINSSILASWMEENEESKRKNPLQIIKDMKTVVSKLDSIEPAESADLLESLNILEGEVLLPHPRKAIIQGMLSNLQSCSELTTPLEELRKLVTSFSNHSCVFR; encoded by the coding sequence ATGAGTGATAAAACTGTGGACAAGCAGGAACAGATTATTAAGATCGCCATGCAATTATTCGCTGTGAAAGGCTCTTCTTCCACGTCCATGCAAGAGATCGCCGAATTATGCGGAATTTCGAAGGGAAGCTTGTATCTAGTATTCAAATCGAAAGAAGAACTGGAACGAAGTATTTTCCTCTATTGTTACCGAATGATTCGTGATCCCTTATTACGTGAAGAACAAGAAACCCAAAGAACACCACGTGAGAAGCTTAGGAATCAAATAGAAATTTTACTGAGCCATGTTTACGAATTGCGTGAGTTCTTACAGCGTCAAATTCAGGAAGTTGCCGGAAAAGGATTTGATGCTGAAGTACCGGAATGGCTACGTAGAAACAATGCTTCCTTCTTGCGCTGGTTTCAGGTGAAGATGGAGACCCTTTATGGAAAAGACATTGTTCCCTATACCGGAGATTTATGTATTGTTGGTCATGGACTAATCAAATCATATATTGCGGTTATTTTTCGTCAGGATACCCATTTGTCCCTTGCCGTTATGGCTGATCATCTTATGAATCTATTGGATATTATTGTTTCTGGTCTTCTTACAAGTAAGCAGGCTCCTCTCATCAACTCTAGTATTCTAGCAAGCTGGATGGAGGAAAATGAGGAGAGTAAGCGCAAGAATCCACTGCAGATCATTAAGGACATGAAGACTGTGGTCAGTAAATTAGATAGTATAGAACCCGCAGAGTCAGCCGATTTGCTGGAATCACTCAACATTCTAGAAGGTGAAGTTCTCTTACCACACCCACGCAAAGCAATCATACAGGGGATGTTGTCCAACCTTCAATCCTGCTCAGAGCTCACTACACCATTGGAAGAATTGAGGAAGCTGGTTACCTCTTTTTCAAATCATTCATGCGTATTTCGTTAA
- a CDS encoding carotenoid biosynthesis protein: MIRIVFWAWYFIGALLLIWLGIPESLQFSNGLFLIFYAAYAADLIHRGSKQQLMSDQSVIKQCKPVIWVSAILIWTLGMSVEWIGVHSGKLFGTYNYSDILGPLLYEVPITLGFAWIAVIYNAALISYDYGLKGPQLWLAKALQVGFWTVLLDLVLDPVAHARGFWHWGSRGGFYGVPWSNFTGWFIVGMILSLTLRNVKSTSLSARSGTRLYQAILILFGTIGLREGLLLCGVIAVLGALLAEGSLRYVGSRQTQRL; encoded by the coding sequence ATGATCCGAATAGTATTCTGGGCATGGTATTTTATTGGAGCGCTACTGTTAATATGGCTTGGCATTCCTGAAAGTTTACAATTTTCGAATGGTTTATTTCTTATTTTTTATGCTGCCTATGCTGCCGATTTAATTCACAGGGGATCAAAGCAGCAATTAATGTCTGACCAGTCAGTCATTAAACAATGTAAGCCTGTTATTTGGGTGTCGGCTATCCTTATCTGGACCTTAGGCATGTCCGTTGAGTGGATTGGTGTTCATTCCGGTAAGTTGTTTGGTACTTATAATTACTCTGATATTTTAGGTCCGCTGTTATATGAGGTGCCTATTACCTTAGGTTTTGCTTGGATTGCTGTGATATACAATGCTGCTTTAATTAGTTATGATTACGGACTGAAGGGGCCACAATTATGGCTGGCAAAAGCACTTCAGGTTGGATTTTGGACTGTACTGCTGGATCTCGTATTGGACCCTGTTGCTCATGCTAGAGGCTTCTGGCATTGGGGTAGCCGTGGAGGATTCTATGGTGTGCCTTGGAGCAATTTCACCGGATGGTTCATCGTAGGGATGATCTTGTCCTTAACGCTACGTAACGTTAAGAGTACTAGTTTGTCTGCTCGTAGCGGGACCCGGTTATATCAAGCGATATTAATTTTATTTGGAACCATTGGTCTGCGTGAAGGTTTGCTGCTCTGTGGAGTTATTGCTGTACTAGGGGCGTTACTTGCTGAAGGGAGCTTGCGTTATGTTGGAAGCCGTCAAACACAAAGGCTTTGA
- the cls gene encoding cardiolipin synthase: protein MRRGLQSIIIIGAFIAFYYFGFGIFGSTAGTIISIFSTLTVISISLAIFMENRNPSTTMSWILLLALIPVLGLVFYFLFGQNVFKRRKYDKKAQRDLMAYERIENDALRTHQDWSVFDPSRQKLLLLSKTLARTPISFASETRILTNGEETFGTLLLELRQAKHHIHMEYYIFRADHIGTRIQQILIAKARAGVSVRFMYDAVGSFQLSKAFLKELVDAGVQVASYGNSTSFFSSRVNYRNHRKIVVIDGDVGFMGGLNVGDEYLSRSKTYGFWRDTHMLVRGEAVRTMQIIFLQDWMHTTGEKILEQDYLTPQLHFMTGDGAVQIIASGPDNERRALKNIFFSMITSAEKSVWIASPYFIPDEDILTAIRVAAISGLDVRLLFPAKPDKWIPFLASHSYFPALLEAGVKIYEYEKGFIHSKLLIVDGEIATIGTANMDMRSFHLNFEVNALLLQTESVTRIVADFERDLLSTTQIVHETFMNKRMVVRILESAARLMSPLL, encoded by the coding sequence ATGAGAAGAGGACTTCAATCTATAATTATCATTGGGGCATTTATAGCATTTTATTATTTTGGTTTTGGTATTTTTGGTAGTACTGCTGGAACGATTATTAGTATTTTCTCCACACTGACTGTCATTTCGATTAGCTTGGCCATTTTTATGGAGAACCGTAATCCTTCTACTACAATGTCTTGGATTCTTTTGCTTGCGTTGATCCCGGTGCTAGGTCTGGTCTTTTATTTTCTATTTGGACAGAATGTATTTAAACGTCGTAAATATGATAAAAAAGCACAACGAGATCTTATGGCCTATGAGCGAATTGAGAATGACGCTTTGCGTACGCATCAAGATTGGTCGGTCTTTGACCCCTCGCGCCAAAAACTACTGTTATTATCCAAGACTCTAGCACGTACTCCTATTTCCTTTGCATCAGAGACGCGCATCCTTACCAATGGTGAAGAGACGTTTGGGACATTACTGCTAGAGCTACGGCAAGCTAAGCACCATATACATATGGAGTATTATATCTTCCGTGCGGATCATATTGGAACGCGTATTCAACAGATTTTGATCGCAAAGGCGCGTGCGGGTGTATCTGTCCGATTTATGTATGATGCTGTGGGTAGTTTTCAGCTTTCTAAAGCTTTTTTGAAAGAGTTGGTTGATGCTGGAGTACAAGTGGCATCGTACGGTAATTCCACCTCCTTTTTCTCTAGCCGGGTTAATTACCGGAATCACCGAAAAATCGTCGTCATCGACGGTGATGTCGGGTTCATGGGTGGACTGAATGTAGGGGATGAATATTTAAGCCGCAGCAAAACTTATGGATTCTGGCGCGACACTCATATGTTAGTTAGAGGCGAAGCGGTACGGACGATGCAAATTATTTTCTTGCAGGATTGGATGCATACTACGGGTGAAAAAATACTGGAGCAGGATTATCTCACGCCACAGCTACACTTTATGACAGGTGACGGAGCAGTACAGATCATTGCGAGTGGACCGGATAACGAACGTCGTGCGCTCAAAAATATATTTTTCTCCATGATCACCTCAGCTGAGAAATCAGTATGGATTGCCAGCCCGTACTTCATTCCGGACGAGGATATCCTAACTGCTATACGTGTAGCGGCTATATCTGGTCTTGATGTTCGTTTGTTATTCCCTGCTAAGCCGGATAAATGGATTCCGTTTCTGGCTTCGCACTCCTATTTCCCGGCATTGCTGGAGGCTGGAGTAAAGATTTATGAATACGAGAAGGGCTTTATACACTCTAAGCTGTTGATCGTGGATGGTGAAATAGCGACCATTGGTACGGCGAACATGGACATGCGTAGCTTCCATCTTAACTTCGAGGTGAATGCATTGCTGCTTCAGACAGAGAGTGTTACACGAATCGTTGCTGATTTTGAACGGGATTTATTGTCCACGACTCAGATTGTGCATGAGACCTTTATGAATAAACGCATGGTGGTACGTATACTGGAATCTGCCGCCAGATTAATGTCCCCACTGCTATAA
- a CDS encoding phospholipase D family protein, with protein sequence MTSDREQPVQPQTIQDQPYILAPKKRSSSRRSKRVIWVFVILILWLTGVMIYQTHKPLPAGISYESPMYKVNNVSFWHDLTYPDGTDTGKQESEILPRMLQIIEESREFLVIDLFLFNDYTHKDQSFPPVSRMLTDKLISQKQAFPEMEIVFITDEVNTNYNSAPNHLLEEMKAVGIRVIMTDVNALRDSTPAYSAVWRTFIQWFGQSGKGFIPNLMASGGPDITARSYLKLLNVKANHRKVVLSENTALISSGNVHDASAYHSNIALEVQGPILADILQTEQAAANLSNAGPLLNHEPNFTQEKNQPSAEPLEVRYITEGKVYKYALQGIRSAQKGDTVWMGMFYLANDAILDALVEATSRGAKVNLILDPNQNAFGRDKIGIPNRPVAMDLNKRTNGKISIRWYNTTKEQYHPKLLFIAKQTERSIILGGSTNFTTRNLDDYNLENDLWISMNRDQPLYTEMQAYFNRLWNNEGHAFTLPLEAYQSDVTWYKYILIRLQTNLGFTTF encoded by the coding sequence ATGACATCAGATCGCGAACAACCCGTTCAGCCACAAACGATTCAAGATCAACCCTATATTCTTGCGCCAAAGAAACGCTCTTCTTCACGCCGCAGCAAACGAGTGATATGGGTTTTCGTTATTTTAATTCTCTGGTTAACCGGTGTAATGATATATCAGACACATAAACCTCTTCCCGCAGGGATTTCCTATGAAAGCCCCATGTACAAAGTAAATAATGTATCCTTCTGGCATGACCTTACCTATCCAGACGGTACGGACACAGGTAAGCAGGAGAGTGAAATTCTTCCGAGAATGCTACAAATCATCGAGGAATCTAGGGAGTTCTTAGTCATTGACCTCTTCCTATTTAATGATTATACCCATAAGGATCAGTCGTTCCCTCCTGTCAGTCGAATGCTGACAGATAAGTTAATCTCACAAAAGCAAGCCTTTCCCGAAATGGAGATTGTCTTCATTACCGATGAGGTCAATACCAATTACAATTCAGCACCCAATCATCTTCTGGAAGAAATGAAGGCCGTAGGGATACGAGTTATTATGACTGATGTTAATGCGCTGCGAGATTCTACCCCTGCTTATTCAGCCGTCTGGCGCACCTTCATTCAATGGTTTGGACAATCCGGTAAGGGTTTTATCCCCAATCTTATGGCCAGTGGTGGTCCGGATATAACCGCTCGATCTTATCTGAAGCTGCTCAATGTGAAGGCTAATCACCGTAAAGTGGTTTTAAGCGAGAATACCGCTCTAATCTCCTCTGGAAATGTCCATGACGCCAGCGCCTACCACTCCAATATTGCTCTAGAGGTGCAAGGTCCAATTCTCGCTGATATTCTCCAGACAGAACAGGCTGCGGCCAATCTATCAAATGCAGGACCACTTCTGAATCATGAGCCAAATTTCACTCAAGAAAAGAACCAGCCCTCTGCAGAACCTTTGGAAGTGCGGTATATAACGGAAGGAAAGGTCTATAAATATGCGCTTCAAGGCATCAGGTCCGCCCAGAAGGGGGATACCGTATGGATGGGTATGTTCTACCTTGCTAACGATGCCATTCTGGATGCGTTGGTAGAGGCTACATCACGCGGAGCTAAAGTAAACCTAATCCTGGATCCAAATCAGAACGCCTTCGGTCGTGATAAAATCGGGATCCCTAACCGTCCAGTTGCCATGGACCTGAACAAGCGTACGAACGGCAAAATCTCTATTCGTTGGTACAATACGACCAAAGAGCAATATCATCCGAAGCTGCTCTTTATCGCCAAACAAACCGAGAGATCCATCATTCTTGGCGGTTCTACCAATTTCACCACCCGCAATCTGGATGACTACAATCTTGAGAATGATCTGTGGATTTCTATGAATCGAGATCAGCCGCTTTATACAGAAATGCAAGCCTACTTCAATCGTCTGTGGAATAACGAGGGTCATGCGTTCACTTTACCTTTGGAGGCCTATCAGAGCGATGTGACCTGGTACAAGTACATTCTGATCCGGTTGCAGACCAACCTGGGCTTCACCACTTTTTAA
- a CDS encoding phytoene/squalene synthase family protein, with product MNEQVLQKCEEMIRRGSSSFYRAFDGLPSPRREAVHVIYAFCRLIDDSVDEPEKSSYTIHELRNHFRNLEEAEGHFIWPALRWLLHHFPHLDKQPFLLQMEGQVRDLSFTHYETLEELLSYCYLVAGTVGEMLLPVLREDGGDEAQEAGIALGIGMQIVNIIRDVGEDLERGRRYIPLEIMRKNGYSQQELERGVVNECFVAVLQDLRREALLWFEKGLNNVDTYPPESGMAVELAAAFYAGILDDVAAGNYDVFRRRAYVSDEAKLRMFHRTAMRYAPSLGGKGRMAVY from the coding sequence ATGAATGAACAAGTATTACAGAAATGTGAGGAAATGATCAGAAGGGGTTCTTCTTCGTTTTACAGGGCATTTGATGGCTTGCCTAGTCCACGACGGGAGGCGGTGCATGTAATCTATGCCTTTTGCCGCTTAATAGACGACAGTGTAGATGAGCCGGAAAAATCATCTTATACGATTCATGAGCTCCGAAATCATTTCCGAAACTTAGAGGAAGCAGAGGGGCATTTCATCTGGCCTGCACTACGTTGGTTGCTGCATCATTTTCCTCATTTGGATAAACAGCCGTTTCTGTTACAAATGGAAGGTCAGGTAAGAGATCTCTCCTTCACTCATTATGAGACGCTGGAAGAGCTTCTATCTTATTGTTATCTCGTAGCAGGTACTGTAGGAGAGATGCTGCTCCCTGTGCTGAGAGAGGACGGAGGCGATGAAGCCCAGGAAGCAGGGATCGCTCTTGGTATTGGTATGCAGATCGTAAATATTATCCGTGATGTGGGTGAAGATCTAGAGCGCGGAAGAAGGTATATTCCTTTGGAAATCATGAGAAAGAACGGGTACAGCCAGCAGGAGCTGGAACGTGGAGTGGTTAATGAGTGCTTTGTAGCTGTATTGCAGGATCTTAGAAGAGAGGCACTGCTGTGGTTTGAGAAGGGGCTGAATAATGTAGATACCTATCCCCCGGAAAGTGGGATGGCAGTAGAATTAGCCGCCGCCTTTTATGCAGGTATTCTCGATGATGTGGCCGCAGGTAATTACGATGTATTTCGCAGGCGTGCTTACGTCAGTGATGAGGCTAAGCTTCGAATGTTCCATCGTACCGCTATGCGTTATGCGCCAAGTTTGGGAGGCAAGGGCAGAATGGCGGTGTATTAA
- the crtI gene encoding phytoene desaturase family protein yields MSRVAIVGSGIGGLTAALLLSQRGQEVTVYERAPRVGGRVAFEENGRYRIDQGPTIVLLPEMLLSILEEGGLPPESLELLRCDPLYRVHFKSGRTLTKVNGIEAQAAEIERCFPGEGQGFIRFMKEMSGLYPLGKASFLERGFKTRREFFSVNNLRLMVRLRAYKNLRAAVGQYFRSDELKDAFSLQSLYIGGAPFRTPGLYTMLPYAEHAFGVWMLKGGYGELPRIITRELERRGVCMHTGTEVESLLVEGGRCHGVVVHGQEIAYDAVLYNGDFPHLSDLLPALSEGDERRQRRRDFMPSSGCLLIYVGVSKQWEESLTHQFFLPDSLNESLRDLFDRKRIPDKPSYYVFNPVMLDDTAAPEGESVLYFLVPVPSGEGIDWDTAAESLASQIMADAEERGFPGLAAHTVWRKVRTPADAAKEGLFGGGSFGIAPVLTQSGVFRPQSKPYNIEGLYAAGASVHPGGGVPIVMQGAKLAVHELMKEMNNT; encoded by the coding sequence ATGAGCCGGGTTGCTATTGTGGGTAGCGGCATAGGCGGTCTTACAGCAGCACTTCTGCTAAGCCAGCGTGGGCAGGAGGTTACGGTGTATGAACGTGCACCTCGTGTTGGTGGACGTGTTGCTTTTGAAGAGAATGGCCGTTACCGGATCGATCAAGGACCGACAATTGTACTACTACCGGAGATGCTGCTGAGCATTCTGGAAGAGGGTGGCCTACCACCGGAGAGTCTGGAGTTGTTACGGTGCGATCCGCTCTACCGTGTTCATTTTAAGAGTGGACGTACCTTGACCAAAGTGAACGGAATAGAGGCGCAGGCGGCTGAGATCGAGAGATGTTTTCCCGGTGAAGGGCAAGGATTCATTAGGTTCATGAAAGAGATGTCGGGTCTGTATCCCTTAGGGAAAGCTTCTTTTCTGGAACGAGGCTTCAAGACTCGCAGGGAATTCTTCAGCGTGAACAATTTGAGACTAATGGTTCGTTTACGCGCCTATAAGAATCTTAGGGCCGCAGTTGGGCAGTATTTTCGCAGTGATGAGTTGAAGGATGCCTTCTCGCTTCAGAGTCTATACATTGGTGGAGCACCTTTCCGCACCCCCGGTCTTTATACAATGCTTCCTTATGCAGAGCATGCCTTTGGAGTCTGGATGCTGAAGGGAGGATATGGGGAGTTGCCTCGAATCATTACACGAGAGCTAGAAAGACGCGGAGTCTGCATGCACACAGGTACGGAAGTAGAGTCGCTACTTGTGGAAGGCGGCAGATGCCACGGAGTAGTTGTCCATGGACAAGAGATAGCTTACGATGCCGTGCTCTACAACGGTGATTTTCCACACTTGTCCGATCTTTTACCTGCCTTATCTGAAGGAGATGAAAGGAGACAGCGCCGTAGGGATTTCATGCCTTCTTCAGGCTGTCTGCTCATCTATGTAGGAGTCTCCAAACAATGGGAGGAGTCGCTAACACATCAGTTCTTTCTTCCTGATTCCTTGAATGAGAGCTTACGTGATTTGTTTGATCGTAAAAGAATCCCTGATAAACCTTCCTATTATGTGTTTAATCCGGTAATGCTCGATGATACTGCGGCTCCTGAAGGAGAAAGTGTACTTTATTTTCTCGTACCAGTACCTTCCGGTGAGGGAATCGATTGGGATACGGCGGCAGAGTCCTTGGCTTCACAAATAATGGCAGACGCAGAAGAGCGAGGTTTTCCTGGGCTTGCTGCTCATACAGTCTGGAGAAAAGTACGTACGCCGGCTGATGCTGCCAAGGAAGGTTTGTTCGGCGGTGGAAGCTTTGGGATCGCACCCGTGCTGACACAATCCGGTGTGTTTCGACCTCAGTCTAAGCCCTACAATATTGAAGGTTTATATGCTGCTGGTGCATCTGTGCATCCTGGCGGCGGCGTTCCTATTGTTATGCAGGGCGCAAAATTGGCAGTTCATGAACTGATGAAGGAGATGAACAATACATGA